The Candidatus Omnitrophota bacterium genomic sequence GGCTGCTACCGGCCAGGATAAAATAAAAAAGGGATTTGACCCTCTTCCGGAAGGGTTTAAGCATGCGCCTTTTAATGACTTTGAGGCAGTAAAAAATGCCGTTACGGATAAGACAACAGCAATAATGCTTGAGCCTATTCAAGGGGAAGGTGGAATAAACATTGCTTCGAAAGATTATATGTTTTCGCTTAAGCAGTTATGTAATGAGAAAAATCTGCTTTTGATATTTGATGAGGTTCAGACAGGTATGGGCAGAACGGGTGAGATGTTTTGCTATCAGCATTACGGTGTTATTCCCGATATTATGACGCTGGCCAAATCATTGGGAGGAGGCGTTCCTATCGGCGCAATGGCGGTCAGGGCAGATATAGCCCACACCCTCAAAGCCGGTTCCCATGCTTCGACCTTTGGCGGAAGCCCTCTGGTTTGCCGGGCAGCCCTGGCTGTGTTTAAGGCGATAGAAAAAGACAGGCTTTTAAACAATGTTAATCTTATCAGTAAGTATTTATTTGACAGGCTTGATAACTTAAGAGAAAAATACGGTATAATTAAAGAAATTAGAGGTCTGGGCCTTATGATCGGTGTAGAGCTGAGAGAAGAATGTAAACCGTTGGCAGAAGAATGTGTTAAAAGAGGCTTGCTTATTAATTGCACGCAAGGTAATGTCTTACGGCTTATGCCGCCGCTGATTGTAAGTAAAAAGCATGTAGATAAGGCATTGAGTATTCTGGATAAGGCGTTAGAGTTTTTACCAAAGACATCCTATAAACAGGAACAATGAGGATATCTAAAATAATCTTAGTAATCAAGTATGATCAAAGATCATACCGGGAGTAATGGTGAAAAAGAAAAAAAAGAATTTAACTTCAATACTCGATTTAACCGTTTCTGAGATAAACCAGATATTCAGCCTTACCAGAAAAATGAAGTCTAAAAAAAGTTTTACCACGGCCTTAAAGGGGAAAATTCTCGGCCTTGTTTTTCAAAAACCTTCTCTTAGGACAAGGATTTCCTTTGAAGCCGGGATGTATCAGCTGGGAGGCCGGGTAGTTTATCTTGGACCGGGTGATGCGGGACTGGACAAAAGAGAGCCAGTGGAGGATATAGCCAGGATATTATCGGGGTATTTGGACGGAATAGTTGCCAGGACATTTTCACAGCAGACAGTAGATAATCTGGCAGAATTTAGCACTATTCCGGTAATCAATGGATTAAGCAATTTGCTCCATCCTTGCCAGGTGTTATCAGACATCTACACCATTAAAGAAAAGAAAAAGACATTAAAAGGCCTGAAAGTAGCCTTTATCGGCGATGGAAACAATGTTTGCCGTTCTCTTATTTATGCTGCCGCTAAATTAGGGATAAATCTGACTATTGT encodes the following:
- the argF gene encoding ornithine carbamoyltransferase, which produces MVKKKKKNLTSILDLTVSEINQIFSLTRKMKSKKSFTTALKGKILGLVFQKPSLRTRISFEAGMYQLGGRVVYLGPGDAGLDKREPVEDIARILSGYLDGIVARTFSQQTVDNLAEFSTIPVINGLSNLLHPCQVLSDIYTIKEKKKTLKGLKVAFIGDGNNVCRSLIYAAAKLGINLTIVVPKGYEPGRDVVKKADSELMKSGSKITVTNNPFRAINNADIIYTDVWVSMGDENSRAQRLKDFKPYQLNSVLFKKAKPDCLVMHCLPAHRGEEITAEIIDGPNSIVFDQAENKLHVQKAILLMLLNT
- a CDS encoding aspartate aminotransferase family protein, translated to MKTKEVTDLYGKYVVPTYTQSPLVLVRGKGLMVWDIEGKQYLDFFPGWAVSGLGHCHPMVVNAVKDQCKRMIHISNNYYNHLQAKLAGVISKSSFGGKVFFCNSGAEANEAAIKFARIYGGSGRFEIITMKNSFHGRTLATVAATGQDKIKKGFDPLPEGFKHAPFNDFEAVKNAVTDKTTAIMLEPIQGEGGINIASKDYMFSLKQLCNEKNLLLIFDEVQTGMGRTGEMFCYQHYGVIPDIMTLAKSLGGGVPIGAMAVRADIAHTLKAGSHASTFGGSPLVCRAALAVFKAIEKDRLLNNVNLISKYLFDRLDNLREKYGIIKEIRGLGLMIGVELREECKPLAEECVKRGLLINCTQGNVLRLMPPLIVSKKHVDKALSILDKALEFLPKTSYKQEQ